The Macrotis lagotis isolate mMagLag1 chromosome 6, bilby.v1.9.chrom.fasta, whole genome shotgun sequence genome includes a window with the following:
- the LOC141492249 gene encoding LOW QUALITY PROTEIN: polyprenal reductase-like (The sequence of the model RefSeq protein was modified relative to this genomic sequence to represent the inferred CDS: substituted 1 base at 1 genomic stop codon) has translation MLPLLRPPAKDSKLATQRFKAYLSETISVSPTVIDQTDQIDQIDQIRMFYQRKSLSGRLRLTALGALWLILASAFLLALLLHTAAPSLSHPVLQDLIRYGKTWGAGRRPAFLEVFDVPKRWFCHFYVISVVWNGFLLLCLIQALFLGTPFPVWLQELLRKIGASQVQGDELALSAFLVLVFMWLHSIRRLIECLLIRVFSKSVIHLLHYCFGICYYVIIGLTVLSQVPIDGKNVVGKSLLMQARXFHILGMLMYIWSSVHQHRCHVILANMRKDDSRKVIHSNYRVYFGDWFEYVSGPNYFAELMIYVSLAVTFGFYNVIWWLVVSYVLFSQALSAVLSHKFYLSKFDSYPKHRKAYVPFLF, from the exons TGTCTGAAACAATTTCAGTGAGCCcaactgtgattgatcagactGATCAGATTGATCAGATCGATCAGATCAGAATGTTTTACCAGAG aaaaagtctcagCGGGCGGCTGCGCCTCACTGCCCTGGGCGCGCTGTGGCTGATCCTGGCCTCCGCCTTCCTCCTGGCGCTGCTGCTGCACACCGCGGCGCCCAGCCTCTCCCACCCTGTCCTCCAAGATCTGATCCGCTACGGGAAAACCTGGGGCGCGGGGCGGCGCCCGGCCTTCTTAGAGGTCTTCGACGTCCCCAAGAGgtggttttgccatttctatGTCATTTCAGTGGTGTGGAATGGCTTCTTGCTTCTGTGTCTTATCCAAGCCCTGTTCCTAGGAACACCATTTCCAGTGTGGCTTCAGGAACTGCTCAGAAAAATTGGGGCCTCACAAGTGCAAGGGGATGAGCTTGCGCTGTCAGCCTTCTTGGTTCTGGTGTTTATGTGGCTCCATAGTATCCGAAGACTCATCGAGTGCCTCCTCATCAGGGTCTTCTCCAAGAGTGTGATTCACTTGCTTCATTACTGCTTTGGAATctgttattatgttattattggcCTAACTGTTTTGAGTCAAGTGCCAATTGACGGGAAGAATGTTGTAGGGAAAAGTCTGTTGATGCAAGCACGCTGATTCCATATCTTGGGAATGTTGATGTATATCTGGTCATCCGTCCATCAACACAGGTGCCATGTCATCCTGGCCAATATGAGGAAAGATGATTCAAGAAAGGTCATTCATTCTAACTATAGAGTTTATTTTGGAGACTGGTTTGAATATGTTTCTGGCCCAAATTATTTTGCAGAACTCATGATCTATGTGTCCTTGGCAGTCACCTTTGGATTCTACAATGTTATCTGGTGGCTTGTGGTATCATATGTCCTCTTCAGCCAGGCCTTGTCTGCTGTTTTGAGCCACAAATTTTACCTGAGCAAATTCGACTCCTATCCAAAGCATAGGAAGGCTTATGTGccatttttgttttga